The Branchiostoma floridae strain S238N-H82 chromosome 10, Bfl_VNyyK, whole genome shotgun sequence genome has a segment encoding these proteins:
- the LOC118424446 gene encoding all-trans-retinol 13,14-reductase-like isoform X2, whose protein sequence is MAVIGKIFAALAAADVGASAWFAAGFLGVLTAYLFWKLRSGKSPFAEDCARSPAPLVTDQAARDKVLKQGFAIKKVPESLDAIVIGSGIGGLGTAAILAKAGKKVLVLEQHDQAGGCCHTFVDKGFEFDVGIHYVGEICNRLPNQVITEQITEGQLQWEEMDEEYDTIALGSFDKPRWIPMKKGYENFKNNLLQHFPEEGKAINEFVSRLQSIQRGGVMYVVLKILPLWLATFLVKSGLIHWVTCFFKHLRPLRTVTQELTDNKDLQCVMSYSFGDYGVLPEKAPFAMQAMVMAHFMEGGYYPRGGASEIAFHIIPVIQKAGGAVLVRAPVNQILIGSNGEACGVRVHKSSGDVDIHAPVVISGVGFTNTYKYLLPTQIVEKHGLNDIFQYVKPGVGALSVFIGLKGTKEELGLKAQNTWAFMGNDLDGYLNKFMAKDRASAGEDVVPLMFLSFPSAKDSTWKNRYPGKSTCVIITFTPYEWWEEWQDKRVMKRGEEYDGLKDAIAQQMWKQTCQLYPQLKDRLEYIEVGTPITNNYYIGCDRGEIYGLDHDVERFSAELALKLRPETPIPGLYMTGQDLVTGGYAGALAGGMVTAGSVLNRNISLWLDLFLLDVRNYLTKKKEV, encoded by the exons ATGGCGGTCATCGGCAAGATCTTCGCGGCTCTCGCTGCGGCTGATGTCGGCGCCTCGGCGTGGTTTGCGGCGGGCTTCCTCGGCGTTCTCACCGCCTACCTCTTCTGGAAGCTCCGGAGCGGCAAGAGCCCGTTTGCCGAGGACTGCGCCCGCTCGCCCGCCCCGCTAGTCACCGACCAAGCCGCCCGCGACAAAGTGCTGAAACAAG GATTCGCCATCAAGAAAGTCCCAGAGAGTCTAGATGCCATTGTGATCGGTAGCGGGATCGGAGGATTGGggacggccgccatcttggcgaAAGCGGGGAAGAAGGTCCTTGTTCTGGAGCAGCACGACCAGGCTGGGGGGTGTTGTCACACGTTTGTGGACAAGGGCTTCGAGTTTGATGTCG GGATCCACTATGTGGGCGAGATTTGTAACCGACTTCCCAACCAAGTCATCACGGAACAGATCACGGAGGGGCAGCTGCAGTGGGAGGAAATGGACGAAGAGTATGACACCATCGCGCTGGGATCCTTCGACAAG CCCCGATGGATTCCCATGAAGAAAGGTTACGAGAATTTTAAGAACAACCTTCTTCAGCACTTTCCGGAGGAAGGCAAGGCCATCAATGAGTTTGTCAGCCGACTACAG TCTATCCAGAGAGGAGGTGTTATGTATGTTGTACTGAAGATCCTGCCTCTGTGGCTGGCCACCTTCCTGGTCAAGTCTGGGCTCATCCACTGGGTCACCTGCTTCTTCAAACACCTCCGGCCACTCCGGACAGTCACTCAGGAGCTGACCGACAACAAGGACCTGCAGTGCGTCATGTCCTACAGTTTTGGAGACtatg GTGTTCTACCGGAAAAAGCACCTTTTGCGATGCAAGCTATGGTGATGGCCCACTTCATGGAGGGGGGGTACTATCCGAGGGGCGGCGCCAGCGAGATAGCCTTCCACATTATCCCTGTCATTCAGAAGGCAGGAGGGGCGGTGCTGGTCCGAgctcctgtcaatcaaattttGATTGGCAGCAATGGAGAGGCTTGTG GCGTCCGGGTCCACAAGAGCAGTGGAGATGTGGACATCCACGCCCCAGTGGTCATCTCAGGAGTGGGCTTCACCAACACTTACAAGTACCTCCTGCCTACCCAGATAGTGGAGAAACATG gATTGAATGACATATTCCAGTATGTGAAGCCTGGAGTTGGAGCCTTGAGTGTTTTCATTGGTCTGAAGGGAACCAAAGAGGAGCTTGGTCTCAAAGCACAGAACACCTGGGCCTTTATGG GTAACGACCTTGACGGATACCTGAACAAGTTCATGGCCAAGGACAGGGCGTCGGCTGGTGAGGATGTGGTACCACTCATGTTCCTGTCCTTCCCGTCTGCCAAGGATTCCACCTGGAAGAACCGATACCCCG GCAAGTCCACCTGTGTGATCATCACCTTCACCCCTTACGAGTGGTGGGAAGAGTGGCAGGACAAACGGGTCATGAAGCGCGGCGAGGAGTACGATGGACTGAAGGATGCCATCGCGCAGCAGATGTGGAAACAAACCTGTCAGCTCTACCCTCAACTCAAGGATAGG CTGGAGTATATAGAGGTAGGGACCCCCATCACCAACAATTACTACATCGGCTGTGACCGCGGGGAGATCTACGGACTGGACCACGATGTGGAACGCTTCTCCGCTGAACTGGCACTGAAACTGAGGCCAGAGACACCCATTCCTGGGCTCTACATGACAG GCCAGGACCTGGTTACCGGGGGTTACGCCGGAGCGCTTGCTGGTGGCATGGTGACCGCTGGGTCCGTCCTGAACCGGAACATCTCGCTCTGGCTGGACCTATTCCTACTGGACGTCAGGAACTATCTCACCAAGAAGAAAGAAGTCTGA
- the LOC118424446 gene encoding all-trans-retinol 13,14-reductase-like isoform X1 — protein MAVIGKIFAALAAADVGASAWFAAGFLGVLTAYLFWKLRSGKSPFAEDCARSPAPLVTDQAARDKVLKQGFAIKKVPESLDAIVIGSGIGGLGTAAILAKAGKKVLVLEQHDQAGGCCHTFVDKGFEFDVGIHYVGEICNRLPNQVITEQITEGQLQWEEMDEEYDTIALGSFDKPRWIPMKKGYENFKNNLLQHFPEEGKAINEFVSRLQSIQRGGVMYVVLKILPLWLATFLVKSGLIHWVTCFFKHLRPLRTVTQELTDNKDLQCVMSYSFGDYGVLPEKAPFAMQAMVMAHFMEGGYYPRGGASEIAFHIIPVIQKAGGAVLVRAPVNQILIGSNGEACGVRVHKSSGDVDIHAPVVISGVGFTNTYKYLLPTQIVEKHGLNDIFQYVKPGVGALSVFIGLKGTKEELGLKAQNTWAFMVDSPSSKKEPGNDLDGYLNKFMAKDRASAGEDVVPLMFLSFPSAKDSTWKNRYPGKSTCVIITFTPYEWWEEWQDKRVMKRGEEYDGLKDAIAQQMWKQTCQLYPQLKDRLEYIEVGTPITNNYYIGCDRGEIYGLDHDVERFSAELALKLRPETPIPGLYMTGQDLVTGGYAGALAGGMVTAGSVLNRNISLWLDLFLLDVRNYLTKKKEV, from the exons ATGGCGGTCATCGGCAAGATCTTCGCGGCTCTCGCTGCGGCTGATGTCGGCGCCTCGGCGTGGTTTGCGGCGGGCTTCCTCGGCGTTCTCACCGCCTACCTCTTCTGGAAGCTCCGGAGCGGCAAGAGCCCGTTTGCCGAGGACTGCGCCCGCTCGCCCGCCCCGCTAGTCACCGACCAAGCCGCCCGCGACAAAGTGCTGAAACAAG GATTCGCCATCAAGAAAGTCCCAGAGAGTCTAGATGCCATTGTGATCGGTAGCGGGATCGGAGGATTGGggacggccgccatcttggcgaAAGCGGGGAAGAAGGTCCTTGTTCTGGAGCAGCACGACCAGGCTGGGGGGTGTTGTCACACGTTTGTGGACAAGGGCTTCGAGTTTGATGTCG GGATCCACTATGTGGGCGAGATTTGTAACCGACTTCCCAACCAAGTCATCACGGAACAGATCACGGAGGGGCAGCTGCAGTGGGAGGAAATGGACGAAGAGTATGACACCATCGCGCTGGGATCCTTCGACAAG CCCCGATGGATTCCCATGAAGAAAGGTTACGAGAATTTTAAGAACAACCTTCTTCAGCACTTTCCGGAGGAAGGCAAGGCCATCAATGAGTTTGTCAGCCGACTACAG TCTATCCAGAGAGGAGGTGTTATGTATGTTGTACTGAAGATCCTGCCTCTGTGGCTGGCCACCTTCCTGGTCAAGTCTGGGCTCATCCACTGGGTCACCTGCTTCTTCAAACACCTCCGGCCACTCCGGACAGTCACTCAGGAGCTGACCGACAACAAGGACCTGCAGTGCGTCATGTCCTACAGTTTTGGAGACtatg GTGTTCTACCGGAAAAAGCACCTTTTGCGATGCAAGCTATGGTGATGGCCCACTTCATGGAGGGGGGGTACTATCCGAGGGGCGGCGCCAGCGAGATAGCCTTCCACATTATCCCTGTCATTCAGAAGGCAGGAGGGGCGGTGCTGGTCCGAgctcctgtcaatcaaattttGATTGGCAGCAATGGAGAGGCTTGTG GCGTCCGGGTCCACAAGAGCAGTGGAGATGTGGACATCCACGCCCCAGTGGTCATCTCAGGAGTGGGCTTCACCAACACTTACAAGTACCTCCTGCCTACCCAGATAGTGGAGAAACATG gATTGAATGACATATTCCAGTATGTGAAGCCTGGAGTTGGAGCCTTGAGTGTTTTCATTGGTCTGAAGGGAACCAAAGAGGAGCTTGGTCTCAAAGCACAGAACACCTGGGCCTTTATGG TTGACTCACCTTCAAGCAAAAAGGAACCCG GTAACGACCTTGACGGATACCTGAACAAGTTCATGGCCAAGGACAGGGCGTCGGCTGGTGAGGATGTGGTACCACTCATGTTCCTGTCCTTCCCGTCTGCCAAGGATTCCACCTGGAAGAACCGATACCCCG GCAAGTCCACCTGTGTGATCATCACCTTCACCCCTTACGAGTGGTGGGAAGAGTGGCAGGACAAACGGGTCATGAAGCGCGGCGAGGAGTACGATGGACTGAAGGATGCCATCGCGCAGCAGATGTGGAAACAAACCTGTCAGCTCTACCCTCAACTCAAGGATAGG CTGGAGTATATAGAGGTAGGGACCCCCATCACCAACAATTACTACATCGGCTGTGACCGCGGGGAGATCTACGGACTGGACCACGATGTGGAACGCTTCTCCGCTGAACTGGCACTGAAACTGAGGCCAGAGACACCCATTCCTGGGCTCTACATGACAG GCCAGGACCTGGTTACCGGGGGTTACGCCGGAGCGCTTGCTGGTGGCATGGTGACCGCTGGGTCCGTCCTGAACCGGAACATCTCGCTCTGGCTGGACCTATTCCTACTGGACGTCAGGAACTATCTCACCAAGAAGAAAGAAGTCTGA